One segment of Carya illinoinensis cultivar Pawnee chromosome 1, C.illinoinensisPawnee_v1, whole genome shotgun sequence DNA contains the following:
- the LOC122318813 gene encoding isoleucine--tRNA ligase, chloroplastic/mitochondrial codes for MNEANMSLFKSFATNSSALKHGEATMSLMQTSPYMVLSRSTCTSLRKTTSVGLSNFRGSTSVKVLSLLNVTRHHTCSSGEFCSSSKRRSRGPVMAAKKASEGAKQEDGKYKHTVDLPKTTFGMRANSLVREPEIQKIWVDRQVYKRIMDRNNGEKFILHDGPPYANGDLHMGHALNKILKDIINRYKLLQNYKAHYVPGWDCHGLPIELKVLQSLDQDARKDLTPLKLRAKAAKFAKQTVQKQMASFKRFGVWADWNNPYLTLDPEYEAGQIEVFGQMAIHGYIYRGRKPVHWSPSSRTALAEAELEYPEGHVSRSIYAIFRIVDAPLTSSGLLKEFFPNLCLAIWTTTPWTIPANAAVAVNAKLQYAIVELQSHSEDVSVSAGNKKQRLGSLLKESKKPFLIVASDLVLPLEAKWGMKLVIKKTLLGSDLENCRYIHPIDNRECPVVVGGDYITTEAGTGLVHTAPGHGQEDYVTGLKYGLPVLSPVDDDGKFTEEAGRFSGLDVLGDGNVAVAKYLDERLSIIMEESYEHKYPYDWRTKKPTIFRATEQWFASVEGFRQAAMSAIGDVKWIPPQSENRISAMTSSRSDWCISRQRTWGVPIPVFYHIQSKEPLMNEETINHIKTIIAQKGSDAWWYMKVEDLLPEKYREKASDYEKGTDTMDVWFDSGSSWAAALGKKDGLRFPADLYLEGTDQHRGWFQSSLLTSVATKGRAPYTSVITHGFVLDEKGLKMSKSLGNVVDPHTVIEGGKNPKEAPSYGADVLRLWVSSIDYTGDAMIGPQVLRQMSDIYRKLRGTLRYLLANLHDWRADYAVSYHNLPIIDRHALFQLENFQMNIKESYEKYQFFKIFQIMQRFVIVDLSNFYFDVAKDRLYVGGTASFTRRSCQTVLAAHLLSIVRVLAPILPHLAEDVWQNLPFQYNMEDGSVAEFVFESRWPTPNETWLAFPTKEIDFWAKVLELRTEVNRVLEVARTEKLIGSSLDAKVYLQASDASLASRLCEMCSAKDDADTLQRIFITSQAEVLPSLEDELISHIPFKGECLIQGQSKVWIGVSRAEGSKCERCWNFSPQVGSFPEHPTLCSRCYNVVGVQPLSAVAVTS; via the exons ATGAACGAAGCCAACATGTCCCTCTTCAAATCCTTCGCCACAAACTCCTCTGCACTGAAACACGGGGAAGCCACCATGTCTTTGATGCAAACCTCTCCGTATATG GTTTTATCACGAAGCACTTGCACATCTCTTAGGAAAACCACTTCTGTTGGCTTATCTAATTTCAGAGGAAGCACTTCGGTCAAAGTCTTGTCTCTCTTAAATGTTACACGCCATCATACTTGTTCCAGTGGTGAATTCTGTTCTTCCTCGAAGAGGAGATCTCGAGGACCGGTTATGGCAGCAAAGAAAGCATCTGAAG GGGCAAAACAGGAAGATGGAAAATACAAACACACAGTTGATCTTCCGAAGACAACATTTGGCATGAGAGCAAATTCGTTGGTCAGGGAGCCTGAAATTCAGAAAATATGGGTTGACAGGCAGGTGTACAAGagaattatggatagaaataatgGG GAAAAATTTATTCTGCATGATGGTCCTCCATATGCAAATGGCGATCTTCACATGGGGCATGCTCTAAATaagattttgaaagatataatcAACCGTTACAAG CTCCTTCAAAACTACAAAGCTCATTATGTGCCTGGCTGGGATTGTCATGGGCTACCTATTGAGTTGAAAG TTCTACAGTCACTGGATCAAGATGCCCGAAAAGATCTCACACCATTAAAGTTGAGAGCAAAGGCCGCCAAATTTGCCAAACAAACCGTTCAAAAACAGATGGCATCGTTTAAG CGGTTTGGAGTATGGGCAGACTGGAATAATCCCTATCTAACTCTTGATCCAGAATATGAAGCTGGCCAG ATTGAAGTGTTTGGCCAGATGGCCATTCATGGGTATATCTACAGAGGCAGGAAACCAGTTCACTGGAGCCCCTCATCGCGAACTGCTCTTGCAGAGGCGGAGTTGGAG TATCCTGAAGGGCATGTTTCTAGAAGCATATATGCCATTTTCAGAATAGTGGATGCACCTCTAACTTCAAGTGGCTTATTAAAAGAGTTTTTCCCCAATTTGTGCTTGGCAATATGGACTACAACTCCCTGGACTATTCCGGCCAATGCTG CGGTTGCAGTGAATGCCAAGCTTCAATATGCCATAGTTGAACTACAGTCACATTCAGAAGATGTTTCTGTTTCTGCtggaaacaaaaaacaaaggcTTGGGAGTCTTCTTAAGGAATCAAAGAAGCCTTTTCTTATTGTTGCATCAGATCTTGTGCTGCCATTAGAAGCAAAATGGGGAATGAAACTTGTCATTAAGAAAACACTATTAGGTTCAGATCTCGAGAACTGCAG GTATATCCATCCAATAGATAACAGAGAATGTCCGGTAGTTGTTGGAGGAGATTATATTACAACGGAAGCAGGAACTGGACTGGTCCATACTGCTCCTGGACATGGTCAGGAGGATTATGTGACTGGCCTGAAGTATGGACTGCCTGTACTTTCTCCCGTAGATGATGATGGAAAGTTTACTGAAGAAGCTGGACGGTTTAGTGGGCTTGATGTACTTGGTGATGGTAATGTTGCCGTTGCGAAATACTTGGATGAACGTTTGTCAATTATTATGGAAGAATCATATG AGCACAAGTATCCTTATGACTGGCGAACAAAGAAGCCTACAATATTTAGGGCAACAGAGCAGTGGTTTGCATCAGTTGAAGGATTTCGCCAGGCTGCTATGAGTGCAATTGGTGATGTAAAATGGATTCCCCCTCAG TCAGAAAACAGAATTTCTGCAATGACTTCTAGCCGGTCTGACTGGTGTATATCACGACAGAGGACATGGGGAGTGCCCATTCCAGTCTTTTATCATATTCAGTCAAAGGAACCTCTTATGAATGAAGAGACTATTAACCACATCAAGA CTATAATAGCCCAAAAAGGTAGTGATGCATGGTGGTACATGAAGGTAGAGGATCTTCTTCCTGAAAAATATCGGGAAAAAGCGTCAGATTATGAAAAGGGGACTGACACTATGGATGTCTGGTTTGACTCAG GCTCTTCTTGGGCTGCAGCCTTGGGTAAAAAAGATGGGCTTCGTTTTCCTGCAGACTTGTACCTTGAAGGTACTGATCAGCATCGTGGGTGGTTCCAAAGTTCCCTGTTAACAAGTGTTGCCACAAAAG GAAGGGCTCCATACACCAGTGTCATAACGCATGGGTTTGTACTGGATGAGAAAGGTTTAAAGATGAGCAAATCTTTGGGTAATGTTGTGGATCCACATACTGTGATTGAAGGAGGAAAAAACCCAAAG GAAGCACCTAGTTATGGAGCTGATGTCTTGCGACTTTGGGTTTCTAGTATTGATTATACAGGTGATGCTATGATCGGCCCTCAAGTCCTCCGTCAAATGTCTGATATTTATAGGAAGCTGCGTGGAACATTGAGATACCTTTTGGCGAATCTGCATGACTGGAGA GCTGATTATGCTGTTTCATACCACAATCTTCCTATCATTGATCGGCACGCGCTATTTCagcttgaaaattttcaaatgaacATTAAGGAGAGCTATGAAAAATATCAGTTCTTTAAAATATTCCAG atcaTGCAACGGTTTGTCATTGTTGACCTATCAAATTTCTATTTTGATGTGGCAAAAGATCGGCTTTATGTTGG GGGCACTGCAAGTTTTACTAGAAGAAGTTGTCAAACAGTTCTTGCAGCACATCTGCTTTCCATTGTGAGAGTACTTGCTCCCATATTGCCCCATTTGGCGGAGGATGTATGGCAAAACCTTCCCTTTCAGTATAACATGGAAGATGGTTCTGTTGCTGAATTTGTTTTTGAATCAAGATGGCCAACCCCGAATGAAACATGGCTTGCTTTTCCTACCAAAGAAATTGACTTCTGGGCAAAAGTTCTCGAG CTGAGAACTGAGGTGAATAGAGTCCTGGAAGTTGCTCGTACCGAGAAATTGATTGGTTCCAGTTTAGATGCAAAAGTTTATCTCCAGGCTTCTGATGCTAGCCTGGCATCGAGATTGTGTGAGATGTGTTCAGCAAAAGACGATGCAGACACATTGCAGCGCATATTCATAACATCTCAG GCAGAGGTTCTTCCCTCCTTAGAGGATGAGCTTATTTCTCACATACCATTCAAAGGAGAGTGTCTCATTCAAGGGCAGAGCAAGGTTTGGATTGGCGTTTCTCGTGCCGAGGGCTCAAAATGTGAAAGATGCTGGAATTTTTCACCTCAAGTTGGTTCTTTTCCAGAGCACCCCACCCTTTGTAGCCGCTGTTATAATGTTGTTGGCGTTCAACCACTTTCAGCTGTAGCAGTGACGAGCTGA
- the LOC122318818 gene encoding probable histone-arginine methyltransferase 1.3, with amino-acid sequence MEGPMGQKLKQQEFALVSVSELSPSSSTSPSKPVVARFCADSGISKLRFHKEPESIATTNVDLRTARLFKLGPVQSVCISEGSEASEETSYSRGITVQFRNEKESRTFHSAFEQWKKEVSQGKQLPNGTVLDTRSKFDDKIEPSSAKMYFHYYGQLLHQQNMLQDYVRTGTYYAAVMENRTDFIGRVVVDVGAGSGILSLFAAQAGAKHVYAVEASEMAEYAQKLIAGNPSLGQRITVVKGKVEEVELPEKADILISEPMGTLLVNERMLESYVIARDRFLVPNGKMFPTAGRIHMAPFSDEYLFIEIANKALFWQQQNYYGVDLTPLHGSAFQGYFSQPVVDAFDPRLLVAPPIFHGIDFMKIKEEELYEIDIPLRFTSSVGARVHGLACWFDVLFNGSTVQRWLSTAPGAPTTHWYQLRCVLSQPIYVMAGQEITGRLHMIAHNAQSYTIYLTLSAKMWGPGAEQGGILQTSSCKLDLKEPYYRMSQPQAYPMVQDQQSHQLISTQDIPIQTHDLDDPELMQQPSPNSGTHLNMMENV; translated from the exons ATGGAGGGTCCGATGGGGCAGAAGCTTAAGCAACAAGAGTTCGCTTTGGTCTCGGTCTCTGAGCTTTCTCCGTCGTCTTCAACGTCTCCGTCTAAGCCGGTGGTTGCTCGGTTCTGTGCCGATTCTGGAATCTCCAAGCTTCGATTTCACAAGGAACCTGAATCGATTGCTACCACGAATGTTGATCTTCGAACTGCTCGG CTATTCAAATTGGGTCCTGTTCAATCAGTTTGCATATCTGAAGGTTCTGAAGCCAGCGAGGAG ACATCATACTCAAGGGGAATCACTGTCCAATTCAGAAATGAGAAAGAGAGCAGAACCTTCCATTCTGCCTTTGAGCAATGGAAAAAGGAAGTTTCTCAAG GAAAACAATTACCAAATGGAACAGTTTTGGACACTAGAAGCAAATTTGATGATAAAATAGAGCCATCTTCTGCTAAAATGTATTTCCATTATTATGGACAGCTGTTGCATCAGCAAAATATGTTACAGGATTATGTGAGAACAG GAACCTATTATGCTGCTGTTATGGAGAACCGAACAGATTTTATCGGTCGTGTAGTGGTTGATGTTGGTGCTGGTAGTggtatcttatcattatttgctGCTCAG GCTGGTGCAAAGCATGTTTATGCTGTGGAAGCATCTGAAATGGCCGAATATGCACAAAAACTTATTGCTGGGAACCCATCACTGGGTCAACGGATCACA GTAGTCAAAGGTAAAGTTGAGGAAGTTGAATTGCCCGAGAAAGCAGATATTCTGATATCAGAGCCAATGG GAACGTTGTTGGTTAATGAAAGAATGCTGGAGTCCTATGTGATTGCAAGAGATCGGTTCCTTGTCCCAAATGGGAAAATGTTTCCTACAGCTGGAAG GATACATATGGCACCTTTCAGcgatgaatatttatttattgaaattgCAAATAAG GCCCTCTTTTGGCAGCAACAGAATTATTATGGTGttgatttgacacccctacatGGATCTGCATTCCAGGGATACTTTTCTCAG CCCGTGGTAGATGCTTTTGATCCCAGATTATTGGTGGCCCCTCCAATATTTCACGGTATAGACTTTATGAAAATTAAG GAAGAGGAGTTATACGAAATTGATATTCCGTTGAGATTTACCTCCTCTGTGGGTGCTAGAGTGCATGGGTTGGCTTGCTGGTTTGATGTATTGTTTAATGGGAG TACCGTACAAAGGTGGCTTAGCACTGCCCCTGGCGCACCAACAACGCACTGGTACCAATTACGTTGTGTTCTCTCTCAGCCAATTTATGTCATGGCAGGACAAGAAATTACTGGAAGACTCCATATGATTGCCCACAATGCTCAGAGTTATACGATATATCTGACATTGTCAG CTAAAATGTGGGGACCTGGTGCTGAACAAGGAGGAATACTTCAGACATCATCATGCAAACTTGATCTCAAGGAGCCCTACTACAGAATGTCTCAACCACAAGCATATCCGATGGTCCAGGATCAACAATCACATCAACTAATAAGCACACAG GATATACCTATTCAAACGCACGATTTAGATGACCCTGAGTTAATGCAGCAACCATCGCCAAATTCAGGAACTCATCTAAATATGATGGAAAATGTTTAA